TGGTTGCTGCTCCGCTTAGCCGAATCCCGGGCACCAGCCAGGCGAAGGAGAAGCACAGCAAAGACCTAAAGACCCTCACTTATCCGCAGCTGTTGGAGATGAGAGATAGGCAGTCGCACTTTCTGTCGTTCAAGTGAGTTTCGGTCTCAACCTGTGGAGCTTCCTCtgaaatttacaatttaccgCTCCAGAAAGCGTCTGCATCAACTGCCGGACAAGGGAAAGCGTCTTCAGGAGTCGTACGACAAATTACTGGCCGAGATCAAGAGACGGGATGAAGTGGAGGAGGCAACTCGAATGCTGAGCGGTCTCAACATAGtcgaaaagggaaaaatagCTCTCAACAACCTGGAGTGGAATGGCAGAAACACGGACGAGGGCGCCCATGTGGACGACATTCTGGACAGCGATGACGAGGTAGAAATGGATCCCCTGAAGATTATAGCGCAGGGAACAATGCACGAGAAGAAGGTCACGGTGATTCCTCCGCCAACGAGTCTTATTACGGCAGAGGATATGGTGGATATCGAGGAGTTTAAGAAACCAACCGACTCCCCAGATTCGGCTTTGGCGGGGCATAGTGACACCAGTTCCCTTCCTGCCGAGATTGTAGAAATAGACGCCGGCCAAGTGGCCGACAAGCTGAACAAGGAGCTTCCTCCCGATCAGCATGCCCTCTACCTCATCGATAAGACCGAAACAAATGTGCATACTTCTAGAGAAAAGTTTATGCCATTCCGCACCACCAAGTCCAATGTCCACGATCCCGACAAAGAGCGGGTGCGGAAAAAAGGCAAGCACTGGGAGATAACGGCAGCAACTCCGCCACTCATCCAGTACAAAGAGGCCCAGTTGGTGCCATTGGCTGAGTCGGCTGCGTTACAGATGGATTACATGCAACGAGTTAAGGTAACTTCATGGCTTTACTCTACAGAATTCGATGCTTAATCCACATTATTTATAGGAGGTTCGCATTCAGCAGGCTGAACAGCGGTTGGCCCGGCTTAAAAGCTCGCGACTCGGACTTGGCCTGCCCGAGGAATCCATTATAAAAACCAAGGAATCCTTCCGCAACTACCGTGATCCACAAGCTACATTTTTAATCGAAGGCAGGCAAAAAGCCAGCGAAGCGAATGAAGTGCACGATCCCACCATTGAAGACAGAGGAGTAGCCGCCAGTGGCATTCACTACACGGTGTTCGAGTAACTTGTGGGCAGAGCATGAGAGAAAATGCCTCTACTGCTATTCGATTTTCCATAAACATTGTAAGCTATTTATTCGCGTAGGCAACAATTACTAAATAAGACTGCATACATAACTATATAATGTGTTTATTCTGCGGATACTTAGATTGAATAGAACTGCGTGGCCGTTGATGCTTGTAACTCGATTTGGCCCATCTTGAACTGCAAGCGCTGCAGCCATTTAAGCAGAGCCTCCGACTTGTACGTTTGCTGCTCCTCGTAGTCGGGTGCATAGTCCCTTACGTTCTGCAATCGGACGTGCAACGTGTCCGAGAGTTGAGTCTGTGAGGAGAGAACGGGGCTCCACATTGGCAGCAGCTTGCCCAGCACTGTGGAATTGGTGTCCTTTAACGCCTCCAAAAGACTAAGGAAGTGCAGGTTGACCATCTCAGACAGCTTGGAGTTAGCGCTTTGCGTCTGGAAGTCCAGGGGTGTCTGCGGTTGATCCTTATTGACTGTCGGCTTGGCGTGGGACACCAATTGCAAGATGCAGGGCGTTACCTTCGCCCAGAACTCAAAGAGAACGCCCAACGTGCTGCCCTCCGCGTTACTGTTGGTGTTGTGGGCCATCTGCTCCAAGTATACCGTCCACAGCTGACAGAGAGTGAACGCATGGAATAGCGAGGACATATGCAGCACGGAAGTCTTGGACTGCTCCGCAAATCCGGCAAAGATAACCTGAATGTGATCGGCGATGTGACAAGAGGCTTCCTGTGGCACCGGTTGCGAATAGGTAACTCCTTGGTGCTGATAATGTACACTGGCTGTAGGACCGGTTCCCTGACTATTCTGCTGCGGCATGGGCGTAGGAATGCTATGCGTCTCCTGACGCCGCTGCATCAGAGCCATGTGAGTGAGGGAGCCAAGTAGCAACCAAGACAGCAGGCGCATGTGACCCACGCACTCAGTGAACTCCTTGGGTCTAAGTAAAGGATTGTTTGCATAAGTTAAAGTAGAGGGTTATCCTGATATGAACCTTACCCTTGCTGAAGGGACGATGGAGCATTGTTTAGCCAGGGAAGGTAGCGGGAAACTGCTTTGTTGTCCCTTGAATTGCCTCGCGACATTTCCAGAGCCAAATATTGGGCCACTGCTCCCTTAAGGACTCCGCCCAAAGTGTCTTCACCCAGTCCACTGCTCGTCTGGCCGTTCTTAAAGTTCTAGGACAACATATTTGAATACAcaataattcaataaaaatgttatcatTCTACCTTAATCTTGCTAAGGGTGTGGAAATCGGCCAGAAAATCAATAACATCGTTGATATACTGCCTCAAACAATCAGCAGAATTGGTGGTCATCATAGGAGCCGCGTCAGGCAAACCAGGAGCAGCCCCTGGAGGCAGGGTGCCACCAGCATCAAGGAGCACAAAACCAATAATGGTGAGTAGATTGTGGTCCGGAATATTCGACTTAAACTTCAGAGCCTGGACGAACTCAAAGATCATTTGACGACACAGCAAGTTCTTGTCCCGATCCTTGCTAAATGATCTAATGTTCAGTGTACAAAGCTCGTATAGTGTTTGGTATTCCAGATTTGTATGCTGCACACAATAGGCCATGATCTTGGAGTACGGATCAAGCAGCGTTTTTGGCACACAGTTGAGCCTCAAAGTTGCCGCCATGATGTCCAGCATGTACTCCGCGTTGGTGAGACTGGGCATAATGACGATTACTTGGCGAAGGAGCGACTCCATGGCTTGCATGGCCTGTGACCAAACGGCTAAGCCCACGCCCGCTTCCGTGGGGACGCACTGGAGATTCAAATACTCGGCCATGTTGCGGAAAATTACCGGTAGCTGGTCGATGGGCAATGCCTTTTTGGACGTCAGTGACTCGCACACCATATAGATGGGACTGGTGGAGTTCAAGTCCTGGAAATCCTGCAGCGCTTTGGCAATGCTTCGAAAATGGTGGTGCCGGATTTTCACTTAATAGAGAAAATGGCGtgtggtttttaaaaataattttactgATGCTAAACCATTACTCACTTTTCATTTGGGTTTGGAATACTTGCAAGAAGATTCCATTAGGTGCCAACTGATGCAGCACGCAGCGGAAGAACTGACAGGCCACCGCCTGTGCACTGCTGGCCAAAGGTGGACCATTCTCGCCTTGCCAGGCATGGGTGCTACTTAGGCAGATCCTgaaacaaaggcaaataaagGTAGTCTGAAagatgcatttaaaaataatccaaTCCCACTTACCGCGAAGTCATGGTAAGAATCTCGGGCAGGAAAGGTGCTGCCATGGCAGGTTCTCGATGAATAAAGGTCCCTAGGATTACAATGAAGATGCCAATCTCCTCATCCGTGTACTCCTCAATGTGGGCGCCGCAATCGGAGCAGCGTTCCACGATGGTGTAGTCTCCAACACGACGAGAGCTCTGAGGGATCAcagatttaaattgtttaccCCTTAATACACAGATTAAAATGACTCACCCCACGAGGAGCATGAGTGGTTGAGTGGGTTCCATGCCCATTGGAGGCCTCTGCACCGatctcatcatcatcatcgggaTCGTGATCCACGGGCTGAAAAGGAGGCGGTGGCCAGGAACCAGCAAACCGAGATCTTATATCCGGAATAGCATTGCTGTCCACATTAAAGGGAGCCAGTTTTTGTCGAGGACGTTTGATACTATTGCTGGTGGTGAGCCCATTGCCTTCGGGGGCATTTTGTCTCAGGTCCTGCTGCACATTCTTGAGAATAGAGGTGTGCAAATCGGCTGAGGGCTGCGATTGAAGCTGTGCATTTGGATTCGGAGGAGATTCCAAAGCCACCTGCTTTATGAGCCGCCGGGGAGAGTTCGTCCTACTGCTCGGTGTTACATCATCTTTGGTGCTCTCCGACACATCAAGGCTGTCCTGCTTGAGATGACTTATGTCCGGCAAGTTGAGGCCATCTCTCACCCGCTCTACTAGGGTGGCCACCGTGTCCTGGGTTCCGATGGGCAGGAGACGCTCCGGAGTGGGAATCTCCAAGGCAGCAATGCTCTTGGGCGGCGGCAAGCTCTGGATGCTCTCATCCATTTCATCCCTCGGATTCGGCATCACGCTCATCTTGGACAGTGGTGAGTCCGGCGAGCCGTAGTTCTTATCCGTGCGTCTCAGAGATTTGGTTTGGGACTTCTTCTGCCGCGAATCATCGGCCGAGGAGCTCGAGTTCCCGGCACTGCACTCCACAATAGTCTTATGCCGTCCAATGGGCTTGCTAGCAGCTGTCGAAGAAGTTGCCTGGATGGCAGCTGGGGCACTTCCTCCACTGCCGTTTCCGTTACCATTTCCGTTGGCCGATCGACTCCCACTGCCGCTGCTGGATCCGGCTTTTCTTTCCACTGCCGGAGACATATCCTGTAAAGCGCCCAGTGCCTTTAGGTGATTCGTAGCTATGGCGGCGAACATCTTCGATGTGGAGGCGGCTGCATTCTCCAAGGACTTGTTGCGCACGGTCACAGCTCGATGGACATCTACTGGAGGACTAACAATCGCCGTCTCCGTGGTTTCCGCTCCCACCAAGGGGGTGACGATCATGCGAACACCCTCCTGCAAACTGTGCCTGGTGTGTGTCGTCACCAATGTCTCATTGGTAGTGGTGGCCTTGATTTTGGTAGTGTACGTATCGCCGACCTTGGTGGTGATCATAGACTTGTGGGATTTTGTGGATTTCTGTTTGGGATAAATCAAGCTTTAGTATTCAAAGTATAACCTATAGTGCAATCGTTTCACCTCTTCGGTGTATTCAAGGGTTCGACGGCTGCGTGGCATGACGTCCTCAAAATGTATGGTATCATCAAAGGATCCCTGTAACATAATATACagattatttaaaatataatacattAAAGGACTGAAAACCGACCGGGGCACTGCTACCGTGTAAAGTGCTGTCAGAGAGATCGCTCTCCGGAATGGCCACCAGTTCGGATTCGGTTTCATCGGCATCTAGGCTGGAGTCGTTGTACTTCCGGAACGCGTGCTGCAATTTCGGAGTGAAGGCCACATTGCCCTTGCTCTTGGAGGCGGCACTGGTTCCCTCCGAGGGAAACATTGGACTGGCCGGCGGACTGGCCTCTTTGTCGTCCGGATCTGTGCCAAGCGAGGGCTGGCTGACGTCGCGGGATCGAGCAGCGCCGCCTACGCCCTGAATGTCCAAGATGGTGGTGGTCGGAATGCGTCGGCATTGGTGGAAGTGGCCCCGCAAGCTGTTCATGATCAAGCGAATCCCAGCGATGACGTATCCACTAAGAGGAGGCTGAGTGTACGAGTACTTGTAGAGCACCACCAGCAAAGTGAAGAGCCAGTTGCGACGGGGATACTGCTCCAGGTGCCACAGGGAATAGTTGAAGATTATGTTCTGGTAGGATTCGCCCGAGGTGCTTGTCGGATTTGGCGCATAGAGAATGATTTGCATAACCGAGGGCATGATGAGGCCCCCGATCAAGTGATTCTGGTCCAAAACCTGCGGAAGATTGGCCAGGAACGCATTGAAAACGGCCGAAACCCTAAGAAGAATGTAGAATATTATTTACCACAGCATAAACAACTCAATCTATCAAATACCTTAGAGATTCCGGAGTGGTATGGAAGGTCTTGTCGATTTGGTTGTGACCGAGCAGTAGAAACAGGTGCTTGAGGACAATATTCTGGGTTTTGGTCATCGGTTTCTCCTCTGAGGGATATGCCTGATCCGTACGGGACATGAACTGCATCAGCATAAAAACCAGCAGATGAATGGTTTCCCGATCTGACTCCTCCAGTTCCGTAATTCTCGAAAGTAGTCCAATGAGATTGTCGTCGTTCAAGCCGCCCAATGAGTGGATATGACCATCTACATAGGATTTAGAgcatttaatatattatatattatagaATCTCAACAAATTGCATCTGCATGAAAGGGAAGAGGGAAAAACACCAATATctctttgattttgtttttttttggtcacAGCCACATGCCAATTCCACAATTAGATTGATTTTTGCTTATgttgatttaaaattttgtatgAATCTTGTATAATATACAGACATGTCTCTATTGAGTAAGAGCCAATTTTAATTCAGTTTAAACTTGTCGAGGGCAAttcaaatatcaaatattgAAAGAGAGACGGTTGTAGGTGGAAAGAGTAGTGTTTTCATATGTAGAGTGGACCGCGATAGAATAGTTAGCATACATACCAGTTCGAGGGGGGAACACACTTAAACGACATTGTTATGAAAAGCAGAGTAACACACACAACTAGAGCCTCGGCTGGATAATACAGATATAACACTTAGATAGAACAGTGTGATGCAGATAGATCGATGTTGAATGGTCAATGCTGATGATGTACGAGTAGATGTGCTTATTGCTAGAACATGCTTTTATGTTTGAGATGGTATGGTGTGTCAAAAAAAGGAGCACCTGTCCATGCTTAAATTACAGTTACTCGGAAACTATTTCTagttcttaaaatattttaacatacaaattcaattcaaaataattcataaacgTATAAAAAACGATGAGCCCCTGAAGGCCGTATTTAACTTATAACATACTAGGAAGTTAGAGAATCAAAGTGTTTCTAttataaaaccaaacaaataaGCGGAGATCGTGCCAATTCGAATAATCTAAAAATTAGTTTCTTAACAAGTGCTTCTCCGATCTTGGCTGTTCTGAATGATAATGCGAATGGTGTTTACACACTGACAAAGCCAAAGCAACACCGAAAATTGGATACACCACTCACGAGGATGGGATTCTAATTGGTgttcaaattaattattactatttaaaatatagcTTAACAAATCTCTAGAAATGGAATGGTTTAAactgaaaaaattaaaatcaaggaaaataaaatattcttagTCTAATCAGCCCATTCCTAGTGAGTTGTGTATGCAGTTTGCTAGAACACCGATCATCAGACACCACCGAGGGGAGGGGATTCACAGAACGAACTGACACAGTGAAACACTCGTGCTCTAGCACCTACCTTGGTTCGCCGCGCTGCCGGTGGCCGCCGCACCCGAGACCtgaggatgcggatgtggtGCGGCATCACAGGTGCAGTGCATGGGGAAGGCCAGACTCGAGGGGCTGGGACTGGGAGCCGGCGGCGGGGGCAGCAGGTTGGGAGCCGACGGATGCTTTTGGAAGTGGGAGTGAAAGGAATGATGGGGAGTCGGGTTTCCCGTACTGCCTCCGGCTGTGCCTGTTCCCACCGCCGCTGCTTCCTGGCCCGGATGACCAAGGGATCCACCTAGTGATCCACTCGCTGCGGCGGCATCGGCGGCCGCCTGGGACCGCAGCAGTGTTTCCGCCTCCTGCAGCGTTGGCATCGGACTGTGGTGACTTGGGGGCACACAGTGCACCAGGTACTGGTGGCTCTGGCTGTGCGTCGAGACTAGGCTGGCCGAAGTGCaggcggtggcggtggaggcTAAGTGTGCACTACTACCAGCATGGTGATGCGGATGATGGTGTGGATGGGGGTGGGGGTAAGGGTGGTGGGCATGtggatggtggtggtgggtgtgATAGGGAAAGGCCGTGTGCCCTGGCTGGTGGATGGGACAAGGCGGCGGCTTGGGTCGCGAGGAGCtcgctgccgttgctgctggGTTCACGGACTGGCTGCTGCCAGAAGCCCCCCCACTACTACTGCCCAGGAACTGACCCAGTCCGAAGCGCGAGGTCTTCCGCTTGAGAATGGGCGCTGAGACCTGGCGGCTGTAGATCTTCTCCTTCTCCGGAACTGTACAAACCGAGGATACATATAGTGAATACATATTATAAGGTTTGTGATGTTGGTATTGATTTTAAACTCACCAAACTTGCTGTCCTGTCTGGGTGCCATGCTGGCAGGTGCGGACATGGTGCGCTTATAGGGCCACTTTGTGCCGAAAGATGCGCTTAGCGTCTTGGCCATGCCTCCACTGGTGTCCGACTGGCTGAGAGCCTCCCTCGCCTTCTGAATCTTGGCCGAGAGGGCCTCGCTGCCGTTGTCCGAGTTTCGCAGATCACGCAGGTATGAGATGTCGCCGCACTTCTCCAGATTGATCTGTGCCTCCACGAAGAGCGTGTCGAATCGATTCAGGAAAAACTCCCAGCCGAGCATTTTGCGATCGGACAAGGAGTTGTGCAACTGGTAGACCGACTGCAGCACCACAGGACGGTCCACGATGAAGAGGTCGAACTGGGACTCAAGGCAGAAGAGCAGCGACCGAATTGCCGTGTCATGGATTGTCCCAATGTAGAGGGTCGCCCGCTGCGCCACGTACACATTGACGTCGTCCATGCTGGCGATCAGGTGGCAAAAGGCGGTGGCCAGGGCCGTCTGAAGACCCACCTCGGAGCGCAGGGGAGTGGAGTCCATGAAGCGGGTAATCACGGTAACTCGCTCCACTGCCGTGAAGCGGACGCGCCAGTCCGTGTCGTGGAAAGCCTCCTGCACCACACGCCAAAACACATCCGATCCGAGTGGTAGAGtgatgcagtgcagcagcagcggcacaCCCACCTGGCATATGTGAGAGTGCTCCGCGTTGCATAGCTCCCAGAGGCTGGCAATGATGGGTTATTCGATGGGTTACCAAACCATATTTCCAGCATAACCACTTACTTCTTGATCAGAAGGTTCTCCTGGCACCAAATGAAGAAGCCTCGTTGCTCCCTCGCCGCCTTGGCCAAAGCATCGCCATGCAAAGCCATCGTGTTCAGGCACTGTAGAACGTAGTACAGGATTTCAGGCTTCTTGATGGTAGGTATTTCCTTTaggaaaaacaggaaaacgaattaaattgttttttttttacaaaattgttATAGTCCGGAGCTCCCACATAACAAACTAGACACTCGAAATTAGCTTAGTGGGTGtataaaagtatgctacaaacTATacgttttttaatatttcaatcCAAGAAGGACTTTCCACATTCACGAAATTGTCTTATTTTTAGGGTTGTGCAAAGGAGACTgagttttataaataatatttaagttttgaCATTCGAAGGAAGTCCTTTAGAGAATAATATTTCCTACCGTAAGCAGTTGATGGATGTACTGCAGTGGCTGGGGCAGCGTATCCAGGGTGAACTTGAACTTGCCCACAGAGGTGTGCCAGAAGTCATCGctgtcctcctcctcctcgtcatCCTCGGATCCGCTCCCGTTCTCCCCGCCGCCACAGGCCGCTCCGCCATTGGCACCGTTTTCACCCATGACCGAGGCCTTGGTCACGCTGACATTGGCGCTGCCCACGTCCGCATCGGAAAGGGTTATAGAGCGGGCTATGGCCCGGTCTGTGGGCAGGATAGAGGCCAGGTCGAGTTGCTCTGAAACTGTTTCTACCGTGGCCGTCATGATCTGCATGAGACAAAGGATGCGGGATCAGCAAAGGGGCACATTGCCAAGAATGCGCAACAGGTTTACATCGTATATACACGTGGTTTACATGGTGTGTACGATATGCTACGTTCCTTTAACAACACATGTAGACAAATGCAATGTTCGGGAAGTTTTGACTTTTGTTTACACTTACATATCCGTCTTGAGATTTGTTTGGGTAACAAGGTAATTTACATCAAGAACGATACATACACACGTACAATTGCATAAATTGTGTTAAATCTTCTGTGCATTGATGTGATAAAAgtaatattacattttatattttattgactGGAGGTGGGGGAAGGCCATTAACTGTGACAGTGCTGTACATTGAACATGCTCTTCAACAATGATCCATTAAACAAATGAATTAAGAGTTAAGTGAATAAAATTAGCATGGAACGCAATATTTACATGTTAAATAAGATATGTAAAATCGAGATTgtcttaaaaaaaatgtacatttataactcgctttttcgattttttggcCGATTTACgataatttgtaatttattttcacacaCATACAAGATACTTTGAGACACAGTAgttgaataaaattattaaaaaactaataaagCAATAGTTATAAAAGAATCTATGACTCGGATCGTAATGCTATTGAATTAGTAAGTTAAAAAAGCGTATCCTTGCGTATTTTCTCTAGAAGAAAGTATTTTTTCGGGTGTCGTGAATAATGTTATTTAGTGAAGTCTTTAATAATTAGCagtaaactaaactaaactctaaagtaaattacaattatttgtCACTAATATTGGTTACAGTTTCGTCATTGCTTGAACCTATTTGTCATCTATAATGTCTCTAACGTTGACTATAAGAGTATGTCTCTATAGTGCTTGCAGTATTCTAGGTCTGAAGTTTTCATAACTAAAATTTGGAATAAAATGTTTACtcttaagaaaaaataaaacttaaccAATTTCACGAAAAACACTctgtacatttatttacacACGAAGAGTACGATTTGTTGACTGGACATAAAAAACTATAGATATTGAAAACGAATTATACAATTATCGGATCGCATAGGTATTTAATAGttgggaaaataataaaacttaaGTTCGAAACCAAGTTGTATAGCTTTTGTTGGTTGGGttgtttgtcttttgtttggtatttcttttttaagaaTGCACAAAGTACCTCGTCTGTGGCGTGAACTTTTCTCAATTCATTACTATCAACTGAATGCCCATTTTcgttattctataaaaaatatatgaagaaatgaaaacGTTTGTATAATCGTTCGACAATTATCGAATTTCAATtttcgaaaacaaaaacgttgAATTGGAATTTGTGTTAAGGGAACTAAGAAAGCGAATCAAATAGAGATTGTGTCGATTAAATGAAATAGCTCGAATGCTCACTCCAACTTAGTATTGATTTGTTgctgtaattaatgaattgaatatttatagcaaatatataaaatatatatgtataaatggTGTGTTTCAAAATACCTACAATCAACGCATAATATTTTGAGTTAAATTTCTGTTTCTTTCGTTATTAttcttcttattattttgtttgtagTGTGTAAAGAACTTTAAATTCGAGTATGGTCGTCAATAAAGGAGTGACAACTGAAGAACATAATGTGTACGGTTGGCATAGCTTATAATCGAAATACATACGGAACAGACGTGGGGCATGTGGACGAGCACTCCGCCCACGGAGTGCGGCTCTGGTTGGGGCACGGCCACCGGCACAGGACCTTTTCAAAGAGAAGTATACAGGGGGATTAGAATTAGATCGGGACAGATGGGAAGGCGAGTCCAGCTAAAGATGAAGTTCGCTTAGTGGTCAACATACAACTGTTTGGCATTCACAAATCAACCATGCATGCATATAGAAATCCTACAAGTGTCATTCGGATAGATAGAAAATAGGAGTTTTAGTGAAGATATCTCATGCAGACTTTTGAGCAAGTGATTACATTACTGCCAATTGGAATCGGGTACTACGCGTGTAGTTCCGGTTTTGGAATATTCGAATCCAACGGAATGAGATAAACCAGGCACTCGTACTGCCAACCGAAAATCAAAGATCGTGTAAAATATGTGTGGCTTCTGTGCATCTGTAGAGTTGGATCAAAAACTCGCAGTATTGTGGTTTTTTTGGGAGCACTATTGCCGAACCGAAAGGAAATCGATTTGCGGCAAAACAGAACTGAACTCTCTAGGGGCGGTCAATCTACGGAGGTCAACTAGATATAAAAGCTTTGATATTCTAAATCATATACTCTAGTAGCACTAAACAGGATAGAGAGTGGTGTGGAGTGTGTTTGTGGAGACAAAGTTTGTTACAGTGATCGAGCGAAACTATTGTTGTCTTTTTCTGTTGTTCGTGTCGTATGgctaagaaaatattttggttttggtttgtttgAGTGAGGTAACGAAATGTTTCAACAAATGCTTCATAATGTAatgtaaatttgttatttgtatttttgatttttttgtaacGAATGAAAAATTTTCTTGTGGTGCATCACCTgccattataataatttttccaTCGTCTGAAAAGAATTGATCTAGCTTAAAGATATCTGATGATtgatagattttaaatttagtaCGGTATTAGTTTTGTAGTATTTCATgagtatatattatttatttttgggcatGGACGAGAAGTTTTGGAGTGTGAGAGAGACAGACAGTTTCGTACGCGCGGAAGAGGGTGCGATCGAGCGAGATAGCGTTAGTTATGTTATTTTTGTACAGGCAGACGCGGGTAGAATATGttagagatagagagagagaaacaaatatacatatttatgtagaGAGAGATAGCAAGATAGACAAATAGTTATGTAGTTATGGCTTAAAAGATAATGTACTGATGAGATCGGGATGGCGGTATGTTTTTCACGAATGATCGTTTAGATGGCTGTTAATTCATTCTGCTGAGATTGTTTGATTTAGTCTGGGGATTGTTTAGTTGGGTCAAGTTGGTAGTTTACAAGGCATAGCAGTGCAGGTTTCTAGTTGTAGGTTGAAACAAAGTTCTGTTTGCGTTTTAACGTGGGGTTTAGGCTAAGTTAGGTTTTTTATAGGGACGCTCGACGGGCGCGTCGCCATTCCATACCATTCGcccaaataatttaatatattttatatagacCAGGCTGAAGTACTGTCTACATTTAGCTACTTTTTGGTGACGTTTCACTGCTTTACTGTTACGGTGGTTAGTTTATTCATAAGTGGGTAGGTATTGGGTGGGTTTTGGGGAAGAAACTTTGGCGGGACTTGAAAGACAGCTTATGATACAACGGGGGTTTGTTTAAGGGACTTGAAGTAAAGGAAAATGCGTTGAAAAATCTGGAGCGTACCTGCAAAACCTCCAAGAGGCCCCAAGGGAATGGGTAAAGGAGCCATCGAGAGGGAAACATCTCGATCACGGGTCTTTTCCTTATCGGATTCGGGTGGAGATTTCCGCGAGGACTTCTCCTCTTCAATGATGTCCTCGATGGGAACCTGGAAGGTCACTCATTAGAAGGTATAGCTTCAAGTTAAGAGGAGGATTTACATCTGGTGGCCGGACTGGATTCAAGGGTGCCATGAACTGGACCAACTTGGTAGCTAGCTGATGCCACATGATGGAAGCCTCGCAATAGGCACACTCTGCCACCTAATAAGTATATTTATTCGTagattttaatgaaattaaagatGTACATGAAGTTAAACGGATTTACTAACCTTTAATGCGCAGACGTGACTACTAAGGCCCACTCGAGCTGCAGTGACCATGCACTTGATAAGCCTGGAAACGTTCTCACAGACACTCGTGTGGATGCCCATGTGCTGCTCCACGTCCTGTAGCTCCATTTGCTTCAGAAGGATGTCCAGCATGAGGATGCAACAGGTGAGGTTGTGCTCTGCATCCGTGGAGAACTCCGTGTGACGATTAGTGGGCGCCTCGTCATCGGAAATGGCAGACGTATTGCCAGAGTCATCCTCGACAACAGGAGCTATTGAATGaatacaaaaatgcaatttacttAGTGATAAAATGTTAGTAGAAAGCATATTCACAAATAGAGCTACGCC
This genomic stretch from Drosophila yakuba strain Tai18E2 chromosome 3R, Prin_Dyak_Tai18E2_2.1, whole genome shotgun sequence harbors:
- the LOC6535664 gene encoding uncharacterized protein LOC6535664, yielding MTENVVAAPLSRIPGTSQAKEKHSKDLKTLTYPQLLEMRDRQSHFLSFKKRLHQLPDKGKRLQESYDKLLAEIKRRDEVEEATRMLSGLNIVEKGKIALNNLEWNGRNTDEGAHVDDILDSDDEVEMDPLKIIAQGTMHEKKVTVIPPPTSLITAEDMVDIEEFKKPTDSPDSALAGHSDTSSLPAEIVEIDAGQVADKLNKELPPDQHALYLIDKTETNVHTSREKFMPFRTTKSNVHDPDKERVRKKGKHWEITAATPPLIQYKEAQLVPLAESAALQMDYMQRVKEVRIQQAEQRLARLKSSRLGLGLPEESIIKTKESFRNYRDPQATFLIEGRQKASEANEVHDPTIEDRGVAASGIHYTVFE